From the genome of Geoglobus ahangari, one region includes:
- a CDS encoding ATPase, with translation MVDGFVAIGAGLAVGLAGIGAGLGEQGIGAAAVGAMAEDPSFFGRGLLMTVIPETIVIFGLVVSFLLMFM, from the coding sequence ATGGTGGATGGGTTTGTGGCGATTGGTGCTGGTCTGGCTGTCGGATTGGCTGGAATTGGTGCTGGTCTTGGTGAGCAGGGAATTGGTGCTGCGGCAGTAGGAGCGATGGCTGAGGATCCGAGCTTCTTCGGTAGGGGCCTGCTGATGACCGTTATTCCGGAAACAATCGTCATCTTCGGACTGGTCGTGTCGTTCCTGCTGATGTTCATGTGA